In one Pangasianodon hypophthalmus isolate fPanHyp1 chromosome 22, fPanHyp1.pri, whole genome shotgun sequence genomic region, the following are encoded:
- the rpz4 gene encoding rapunzel 4, with amino-acid sequence MAEGLQKLIASKKDVVENVMEVFEQGTEVLASIAGDLFPVFSIAAPIVKLALDNVESKEAEYMKEQFQRVRERLEVVSEEIQRINDEVRKSGMDAAYFSVEENITNQFRKYMDILNAKPKFREAKKKQFLDHFSKSGGDKNLHTLYGAVTGDSFSGESVLEITLNYEQKSRRAVEDFCARLKQLFCIGLIALMGHTALKGGDDEEELLRNWAEKMKVVQSKMNVIIEDCINSFPSQAEIDIKRLVRNHKDKSNQQLADMIIENLKGKYDWVSWSVRVFNSPKGLFTSKKDFQCATGKSRFQVPSSDENLNVVVSYSASPEPLDKAQLQQLVQDQKKVTVPGIAELVFEKTPKCVVHAVKTSCKEMAYSWSFQDELHFFEEFKNFYLFVHSS; translated from the coding sequence atggcagaagGCCTGCAGAAACTTATTGCATCCAAGAAGGATGTGGTGGAGAATGTGATGGAGGTATTTGAGCAGGGAACAGAGGTGTTGGCCAGCATCGCTGGAGATCTTTTCCCTGTTTTCTCCATCGCTGCTCCCATTGTGAAGCTGGCACTTGATAATGTGGAGAGCAAGGAAGCGGAATACATGAAAGAACAGTTTCAGAGGGTCCGTGAGCGTCTGGAGGTTGTATCAGAGGAGATCCAGCGCATAAACGATGAGGTGAGAAAAAGCGGTATGGACGCAGCTTACTTCTCAGTGGAGGAGAATATAACCAATCAATTTCGCAAGTACATGGACATACTCAATGCGAAGCCAAAGTTTCGAGAGGCCAAGAAGAAACAATTCCTGGACCACTTTAGCAAGTCTGGCGGAGACAAAAACTTGCACACACTTTATGGTGCTGTGACAGGAGATAGCTTCTCGGGAGAGTCCGTGCTTGAGATCACTCTCAACTATGAACAAAAGAGCCGGCGGGCAGTGGAGGACTTCTGCGCCAGACTGAAGCAGTTGTTCTGCATAGGTCTCATCGCTTTGATGGGACACACAGCTCTGAAAGGTGGCGATGACGAAGAGGAGCTGCTCCGAAACTGGGCCGAGAAGATGAAGGTGGTCCAGTCAAAAATGAATGTGATCATTGAAGACTGCATCAATAGCTTCCCGAGTCAGGCTGAGATCGATATCAAGCGCCTGGTGAGGAACCACAAGGACAAAAGCAACCAGCAGCTGGCTGACATGATCATCGAGAACCTGAAAGGGAAGTACGACTGGGTGAGCTGGTCAGTTCGTGTCTTTAACTCGCCCAAGGGCTTGTTCACCAGCAAGAAGGACTTCCAGTGTGCCACAGGCAAGAGCAGGTTTCAGGTGCCTTCATCAGATGAGAATTTGAATGTTGTGGTATCCTATAGTGCCTCTCCTGAACCTCTAGACAAAGCTCAGCTCCAGCAGTTGGTGCAGGACCAGAAGAAAGTCACAGTTCCAGGGATTGCAGAGCTTGTCTTTGAGAAGACCCCTAAGTGTGTGGTCCATGCTGTCAAGACGTCATGCAAAGAAATGGCTTACTCATGGAGCTTTCAGGATGAGCTTCACTTCTTTGAAGAGTTCAAGAACTTTTACTTGTTTGTTCATTCTTCTTAA
- the tmem176l.1 gene encoding uncharacterized protein tmem176l.1 — protein sequence MSLTISRAEGVTVYTVHSSNKSKWPLFCQILGTMCYSPVCSVSLRLKQQLGCSLTALATIQIMVGLMNLGFGSLTTTIYSMSDLGPVPLWLGGVIIAVGIMCILAEKFPSPCLVVLTVMMNIVSAALAITAIVLYSVDLAETRYYLCESPERRQDTYYYWTTASPSKKAELDEIFQRKLEVYRICQENQLIMKTISRGLDIMMIVLAVLQLCVTISWCVLNIKALCKKEANGQDVEDPELRKPLMDQEILNPVC from the exons ATGTCGCTGACGATCAGCAGGGCTGAAGGAGTGACGgtgtacactgtacactccAGCAACAAAAGTAAATGGCCGCTCTTCTGCCAGATCCTGGGCACCATGTGCTACAGCCCCGTGTGCTCTGTGTCTCTGAGACTGAAGCAGCAGCTTGGCTGTTCTCTCACAGCACTGGCG ACTATACAGATCATGGTTGGATTAATGAATCTGGGCTTTGGGTCTTTGACTACAACCATTTACAGTATGAGTGACCTTGGTCCTGTTCCCCTTTGGCTTGGAGGCGTG attattgCAGTCGGAATCATGTGTATCCTAGCAGAAAAGTTTCCAAGCCCATGTCTG GTTGTCCTGACTGTGATGATGAATATAGTGAGCGCTGCATTAGCTATAACTGCCATCGTGCTTTATTCAGTGGATTTGGCGGAGACACGTTATTACTTGTGTGAATCTCCTGAACGTCGGCAGGACACTTATTATTACTGGACAACTGCATCTCCCTCGAAAAAAGCTGAGTTGGATGAAATCTTTCAGAGAAAACTAGAGGTCTACAGAATTTGTCAGGAAAACCAGCTCATTATGAAG ACCATCAGCAGAGGCCTGGACATCATGATGATTGTGCTCGCTGTTCTTCAGCTGTGTGTCACCATCAGCTGGTGTGTTCTGAACATAAAAGCTCTCTGCAAGAAGGAAGCAAATGGACAG GATGTGGAGGATCCAGAACTTCGCAAACCCCTCATGGATCAAGAAATTCTCAATCCTGTGTGTTAG
- the LOC113532737 gene encoding protein rapunzel gives MADVEILEDRDKLKRGLVKVLECVATISSAAAVVNPIFGVAGSLIRVVLHHVDDEEIQTLRREFGSVNRALDELSVQNRGALLQIKKETLDGQYSRVEENLRNQFRKFMEVVEARPEHKERKRDDFEESYANDMGDQNLHTLYDGVMGKPKLFSRPILEVYMTHSQGDRRVMERLCTRLTYLFCVGLIALMGYAAIIGDDEEGLSEEWTKKMENVQERMQEVLGKCK, from the coding sequence ATGGCTGACGTCGAGATCTTAGAGGACCGAGACAAGCTGAAGCGAGGCCTGGTGAAGGTGCTGGAGTGCGTAGCCACCATCTCATCAGCAGCCGCTGTGGTGAATCCCATCTTCGGTGTGGCAGGCTCGCTGATCCGTGTCGTCCTCCACCATGTGGATGATGAGGAGATTCAAACTCTTCGACGTGAGTTTGGCAGTGTGAACCGGGCCTTGGATGAGCTTTCAGTGCAGAACCGTGGTGCGTTGCTCCAGATCAAGAAGGAGACATTGGACGGGCAATACAGCCGCGTAGAGGAGAACCTACGCAACCAGTTCCGTAAATTCATGGAGGTGGTGGAGGCACGGCCCGAGCACAAGGAGCGCAAGCGCGATGATTTTGAGGAAAGCTATGCCAACGACATGGGTGACCAGAACCTGCACACCCTCTATGACGGTGTAATGGGCAAGCCCAAGCTCTTCAGCCGACCCATCCTCGAAGTCTACATGACTCACTCACAAGGAGATCGTAGGGTGATGGAGCGCCTGTGCACACGCCTCACCTACCTGTTCTGCGTCGGCCTCATCGCTCTGATGGGTTACGCTGCCATCAttggtgatgatgaggagggCCTGAGCGAGGAGTGGACCAAGAAGATGGAGAATGTGCAAGAGAGGATGCAGGAGGTGCTCGGGAAATGCAAGTGA